Proteins encoded within one genomic window of Hahella chejuensis KCTC 2396:
- the prpC gene encoding bifunctional 2-methylcitrate synthase/citrate synthase — protein MAEKNIGGAGLRGQVAGQTALCTVGQSGHGLTYRGYGIEVLADKAEFEEVAYLLLRGKLPNQAELDAYKAKLKSLRSLPQALREVLERIPADAHPMDVMRTGCSMLGVLETEADFSQQDDHIDRMLALFPSIICYWHRFSQDGVRIETETDDDSIGAHFLHMLHGRTPDALHEKVMHASLILYAEHEFNASTFTARVCASTLSDIHSCITGAIGSLRGPLHGGANEAAMAMIEKFKSPDDAEEQIMGMLERKEKIMGFGHAIYRESDPRNAIIKKWAQKLSEEVGDKVLYPVSARCEEVMWREKKLFCNADFFHASAYHFMGIPTELFTPIFVMSRLTGWAAHVKEQRENNRIIRPSADYTGPESAEWTPIEQRH, from the coding sequence ATGGCGGAAAAAAATATTGGAGGCGCAGGCCTGAGAGGTCAGGTCGCAGGACAGACGGCGCTATGCACAGTTGGGCAGTCGGGGCATGGTTTGACCTACCGGGGATACGGTATTGAGGTACTTGCCGACAAGGCTGAATTTGAGGAAGTGGCCTACTTGCTGTTGCGAGGTAAGTTGCCTAATCAGGCGGAATTGGATGCATACAAAGCGAAACTGAAATCGCTGCGGTCGCTGCCTCAGGCTTTGAGGGAGGTGCTGGAGCGCATTCCTGCTGATGCGCACCCCATGGACGTGATGAGAACCGGGTGTTCCATGTTGGGCGTATTGGAGACCGAAGCCGATTTTTCGCAGCAGGATGACCATATCGACCGCATGTTGGCGCTATTCCCGTCCATCATCTGTTATTGGCATCGTTTTAGTCAGGATGGTGTGCGAATTGAGACGGAAACTGATGATGACTCAATAGGCGCGCACTTCCTGCATATGCTGCACGGCCGCACACCTGACGCTCTGCATGAGAAGGTAATGCACGCCTCTCTTATTCTGTATGCAGAGCATGAGTTCAATGCGTCCACCTTCACTGCGAGGGTGTGCGCTTCCACGTTGTCGGATATCCACTCCTGCATTACCGGCGCCATTGGCTCGCTGCGCGGACCCTTGCACGGCGGCGCCAATGAAGCGGCGATGGCTATGATCGAGAAATTCAAGAGCCCTGACGACGCGGAAGAGCAGATTATGGGCATGTTGGAGCGCAAGGAGAAAATCATGGGTTTCGGTCACGCCATCTATCGTGAGTCCGATCCCCGCAACGCCATTATTAAAAAATGGGCGCAGAAGCTGTCGGAAGAAGTGGGCGATAAGGTGCTCTATCCTGTTTCCGCGCGTTGTGAAGAAGTCATGTGGCGTGAGAAGAAACTGTTCTGCAATGCGGACTTTTTCCATGCTTCCGCCTACCACTTCATGGGCATTCCCACTGAGCTGTTTACGCCGATTTTTGTTATGTCGCGCCTGACAGGTTGGGCTGCGCATGTCAAAGAGCAACGTGAGAACAATCGCATCATTCGGCCTTCGGCGGATTATACCGGTCCGGAATCCGCGGAATGGACCCCGATTGAGCAGCGTCATTAA